The Naumovozyma dairenensis CBS 421 chromosome 8, complete genome genomic sequence TAAACATATCATATCTGcaaatttaaatatatatatatatatatatataataaaacaatgTAATCATGtaaaactaataatattaatattaataataaagttcatctaaattttgttttatattataggtgtagaaaataagaaataataaaagcGGATGTTTCCCGTGCTCTCTCATTGGTCTTTAGAAAGTATTGAAGCCAAATCTGTCATTGTATCATCTTTCTTTATCCTACTTTGTGATAACagtgaagatgatgaaccATTTTTGTGCTGTTGTTTCAGTAATTTTTCTCTTAGTTTTAAATCATGAGCCTTTTTCTCCAATTCTTGAATCCTTTTAGTTAATTCCTTTGCAGATTGTgcttctaattcttctaatttttgTTGTCTTGCTAATATACGTTCATGTCTCAACACATATGGGACCGTCTctgaaatatttcttaatttaGATCTCTCTGCAATATCGTTCAATCCATCTCCTTTCGCTGGGATTCTTGGTGATGATGACTCTATCTTAATGTTCCTTATAATTTCTTCGTTTCCTTGTTTAATATCATGAGACATTTGCTTGATTGGGGAATCACCTTCTTCGATTTCCCTTTTGGCCTGATGttcataataatgatcTGATGATGAGTccatatcttcttctttgatattatttctcGAATGATTCAAACTCGGAGTAACTGGTAAATCTACAGTATTCATATTTAAACTTTGTTGAGAATTAAAATGCCCTGTGTTCACTAATGAGGCGAAATTACTTAAACTTGGAGCAGCAGATTGTCTTTTCAACATTGCATCATTCGTATTGAGTCTATCGTTATCATTTGGGGTATTTGATGATTGACTCGAGGGTTCATTCTTGGAGACTGTAGATAATTTCTCCACTCTATAATTTTCATACAATAAATTCTGAGTAGTGTCTTTGAATTCTTGTAAATGAGAGCCaaataaaacatttttcaagatgTTTAGATCAGAGACATCATTATCTTCGTCAATACTTACTGTACCCCAGGGGTATTCTCTAATATATTTACcttctttgtttttgaCATCTGATACGACGATGGAGAAAGGTTGCAAAGCAGCCAATGttctattttcttcaattgcttctaaatcatcatcatctgggtcaatttcaaatttatagATAGGGACATTAAATCTTTCGACatcattcattattatttttttaaattgtttcaattcatcCTTAGTAAATGAATCTGCTTTGGATATGATTGGTAACACATTTGTATAACGTGAGATACGTTTCATTAATTCGATATCTATTTCTCTTAAACCATGACCTGTAGgttcaatgaaatatagTGCGATATGAACTCTTGTATCTTCAAATCTTGgatttcttctaattcttgtTTCCTCTGCCAGAACTATATCAAATTGTTGTTCTAGATATGATgttatttcattgaatatCAATGAGTCATCTAAATTTTCGTTAATACCATAtgtatttattaaattaaatgatatgATATCGTCATCAATTGAAACGTACGCATTTTCAGTATCATCAGAAGCACTAGTGATTTCCAGAGAAGTGGAAGTTATCGTGATACCTGATTCCAATGCAGAACGTTGTGGATCAAATTCAGCCATATATGTAGGGATACCATCTTTGgaattaaatgatactACTTTTGTTGGTTGAATGATCTTCACTTTggaagataatgaattagCATTGTCCATATATTCGGAATGGCTGAATTGATGCGGGAAAATATTGGATTCTAATAAGTTATTAGCAAAAGTGGTTTTACCGGTACCGGAGTTCCCACAAAGCATCATAGTATATGTGATACCACGTCTATTCTCTTTCTTCCTCCGGAATAAACTTGGTGGAGGTACTGgactgttattattttgcaTGATGACGAGCTTAACTTCTTTTGCTTTTTAAATAGATTAGACCACTTTCAATGTACCgacacacacacacatacACACACAAAATGGGATTACCTTAGCAGATGATTTACGTTTCAACTTCCTGTCTTTACCTCGAACAATCAATGGAGTACGTACGTAGACTatataaaaacaatatGAGATCTTAAAACTTTACATGtcttattgaaaatgtaaAAATCATGAAAAACGATTTCCgcaaaattgaaaaaattggaaaatggAAATTCGATGATCCAAAAAAAGATGTTTGATTGAAGATCAAAAGAAGCGTATTAATGGCTCTGCAATCTCTGATATTATATTACGCTTTGCATATTGATTCCCTCGTTGCtatacaattttttttcctgtTCTTTTTTGGCTGTTTTGTGAGGTTTTCTACATCTGTCCTCGTGTTTTGTGTCTTTCTATAAAAAGGTCATCCCCTCCAAATGGATGATTTAGATTTCACAGATATTGTGAATAAACCTCCACTTAATGTTTATCAAACACACCGATCTCTATTGGACGTCTTTGTCATCAATTGTTACCAGCTATTGACCCagaattcaattataaatacgtcttcattattcaattcttcaacCCCACCTGCACAAAATTCTATAGTTATTACACCGCTATCAAATACTACAGATGTACCaagtagtagtagtaataatatgGACATTGGTTTAAGTTCATCTGCTGCATTAAATGGTGAATCAATGAATGCGAGTCCTATTACACTTGAATTACTTCCGAAAATGAAGCAAGATCTCCCACAAATCTTCATGATGATGTCTCAAATTTATAATGCAATGGTATCAACAGTTGCTACACTAAACACATCACCTAAATCAGGATTTGAACTTTTTCAACGATTCCAACAGATTATCaaagaattggaattaAGTTTCGAAGTAAGCCCTTATAATCGTTATTTTAATAAACTAGATGAAAGGAATTATAGCATTAAGGAGCGATTGCAGTTACaggatgatgaattattccAAAAGACTACCTCGTACATATCAACCGTTtatgatttacaaaaaagtACATTATACTCTAAATATGCTTgtaagaataataatcaaaCGAAGCAATTGCCGAGGAAGATTGCAAATACAAACGTAGGTGCAACAAAAACTTTTACAACTACCGCCACGActattaataatactaatattcataatactaatactaGTTCTTTACCAACgaagaattacaagaacCGAAGTCGAAAGGATACGataatacaaaataataaaataaacaagCCCGGTAAATCTAATTGGAGGCAGCAGCAAATAAGTACTACCaactataataataatgataacatTCTTTTTAATCCCATGAAGAATGCCCAACCTAATCTGTCATTGGATTCCACGATTCCCATCGGAACGTTGGATCCATCTCTGCTAGATGTACCGTTTTCTAAGAAGTCACAGGCATTACAGCAAGATTTTATGAACTCAAAAGCAATAAATGGTTATTATACACAACCTACTAGTCCCGGTGGATTAAATCTTAATTTTGGTGATGTTGTAAATGATCCCtcttttttggaaaataatactcgcaataatgacaatactaataatgctatcaatttaatatcaaatGGAAACATTACCACTAATATAGCCCCTGATGACATTTTGAAACGAAGATCATTAGGTACGTTAGATGTCTGCAATTTAGATGAAACGACGGTGGAAGAATTTTTGCAATTAACAAATGATagcaaaaaaaatcaaagaacAGAAAACGACCTTGCAAATACTGGTCAGAATAATAagagtaataataataataataataatacagaCGAGAGTAATACGAATAGTGCAAATACTGGCAATGTTATTAGTGAGCCTTCAAGTTCAAACAAAATTGATAAGACAACATCTATGTTGGTTGGTTCCTTCAATGTAGAGCCTAATTGCAACACAGCTTCccttgataataataatgagaaaGGTAATAACCGCGATTATATCCGTATATCCGGGATGAATTCCAATGATCAATTAGGACTGTCAATACAACCTTCTATACAGACAGGAGCTCACTTAGAGATATACATACAGGCGTTAAAAAACTCATATGGTAAAGCTGTTCAAGAAAAGGATAATAGAATAGCACATTTACaacaagaattagaaaatgaacGACAAGAAGCACAATGGTTAAGGAGGGTGCTCATTGAAGATATGGCATATATAAAAGgtgatttaaataatattaagaaatagGGTACgacaataaataaaa encodes the following:
- the SHS1 gene encoding septin SHS1 (similar to Saccharomyces cerevisiae SHS1 (YDL225W); ancestral locus Anc_2.51); translation: MQNNNSPVPPPSLFRRKKENRRGITYTMMLCGNSGTGKTTFANNLLESNIFPHQFSHSEYMDNANSLSSKVKIIQPTKVVSFNSKDGIPTYMAEFDPQRSALESGITITSTSLEITSASDDTENAYVSIDDDIISFNLINTYGINENLDDSLIFNEITSYLEQQFDIVLAEETRIRRNPRFEDTRVHIALYFIEPTGHGLREIDIELMKRISRYTNVLPIISKADSFTKDELKQFKKIIMNDVERFNVPIYKFEIDPDDDDLEAIEENRTLAALQPFSIVVSDVKNKEGKYIREYPWGTVSIDEDNDVSDLNILKNVLFGSHLQEFKDTTQNLLYENYRVEKLSTVSKNEPSSQSSNTPNDNDRLNTNDAMLKRQSAAPSLSNFASLVNTGHFNSQQSLNMNTVDLPVTPSLNHSRNNIKEEDMDSSSDHYYEHQAKREIEEGDSPIKQMSHDIKQGNEEIIRNIKIESSSPRIPAKGDGLNDIAERSKLRNISETVPYVLRHERILARQQKLEELEAQSAKELTKRIQELEKKAHDLKLREKLLKQQHKNGSSSSLLSQSRIKKDDTMTDLASILSKDQ
- the NDAI0H03870 gene encoding uncharacterized protein (similar to Saccharomyces cerevisiae GCR2 (YNL199C); ancestral locus Anc_2.50) — encoded protein: MDDLDFTDIVNKPPLNVYQTHRSLLDVFVINCYQLLTQNSIINTSSLFNSSTPPAQNSIVITPLSNTTDVPSSSSNNMDIGLSSSAALNGESMNASPITLELLPKMKQDLPQIFMMMSQIYNAMVSTVATLNTSPKSGFELFQRFQQIIKELELSFEVSPYNRYFNKLDERNYSIKERLQLQDDELFQKTTSYISTVYDLQKSTLYSKYACKNNNQTKQLPRKIANTNVGATKTFTTTATTINNTNIHNTNTSSLPTKNYKNRSRKDTIIQNNKINKPGKSNWRQQQISTTNYNNNDNILFNPMKNAQPNLSLDSTIPIGTLDPSLLDVPFSKKSQALQQDFMNSKAINGYYTQPTSPGGLNLNFGDVVNDPSFLENNTRNNDNTNNAINLISNGNITTNIAPDDILKRRSLGTLDVCNLDETTVEEFLQLTNDSKKNQRTENDLANTGQNNKSNNNNNNNTDESNTNSANTGNVISEPSSSNKIDKTTSMLVGSFNVEPNCNTASLDNNNEKGNNRDYIRISGMNSNDQLGLSIQPSIQTGAHLEIYIQALKNSYGKAVQEKDNRIAHLQQELENERQEAQWLRRVLIEDMAYIKGDLNNIKK